From a single Microbacterium terrisoli genomic region:
- a CDS encoding aconitase X catalytic domain-containing protein, with protein sequence MFLTDEEKSMHAGDEGDAVAAAMDLLIRYGDALGAERLCETRNVAGTMTQPSPAKAKLFAEGGWAKSYAVINLDCDADIEIPRMKVPTCQLQHGFTEEVKGLSEYPLRNIELQGDAESFFSQRGVNVLATCTPYQVGNLPVRGEHCAWMESSAVVYCNSVLGARTNCEGAASTGAASLTGKIPYWGNHVPENRHATRLVRARTRVESMQDWGMFGYFVGDVVQEERPAVVGDLGQPVLDELKHFGAATATSGGVEIYHIPGITPEAPTLEAAFGGGPVPAAIDYGPDERKSVYESLNSQGQSDDVDFILLGCPHASLSQLAEIAQLLDGKRLSSSTELWIMTPRALRSVADRNGYTAVIEAAGGKLLTDSCPAMSRTAPPGTRVFATDSAKQAHYLPAILGIEAWFGTLDECIQAALTGRWRGELAAAA encoded by the coding sequence ATGTTTCTGACCGATGAAGAGAAGAGCATGCACGCGGGCGACGAGGGCGATGCCGTCGCCGCCGCGATGGACCTGCTCATCCGCTACGGCGATGCGCTCGGCGCCGAGCGGCTGTGCGAGACACGGAATGTCGCCGGCACCATGACCCAGCCCTCGCCGGCGAAGGCGAAGCTGTTCGCCGAAGGGGGCTGGGCCAAGTCCTACGCCGTCATCAATCTGGACTGCGACGCCGACATCGAGATCCCGCGAATGAAGGTGCCGACGTGCCAGTTGCAGCACGGCTTCACCGAAGAGGTCAAAGGGCTCTCCGAATACCCGCTGCGCAACATCGAGCTGCAGGGCGATGCCGAGTCGTTCTTCAGCCAGCGCGGCGTGAACGTGCTGGCCACCTGCACCCCCTATCAAGTGGGCAACCTGCCCGTGCGCGGCGAGCACTGCGCATGGATGGAATCTTCCGCCGTGGTGTACTGCAACTCGGTGCTCGGGGCCCGCACGAACTGCGAGGGCGCGGCATCCACCGGTGCGGCCAGCCTCACCGGCAAGATCCCGTACTGGGGCAACCATGTGCCCGAGAATCGCCATGCGACCCGACTGGTCCGCGCGCGGACGCGGGTGGAGTCGATGCAGGACTGGGGGATGTTCGGCTACTTCGTCGGCGACGTGGTGCAGGAGGAGCGCCCCGCCGTGGTGGGCGATCTCGGCCAGCCGGTCCTGGACGAGCTGAAGCACTTCGGTGCGGCAACGGCCACCTCGGGCGGCGTCGAGATCTACCACATCCCCGGGATCACCCCGGAGGCTCCCACGCTCGAGGCAGCGTTCGGCGGCGGACCGGTTCCCGCGGCGATCGACTACGGGCCCGACGAGCGGAAGAGCGTCTATGAGTCGCTCAACTCGCAGGGGCAGAGCGACGATGTCGACTTCATCCTGCTGGGGTGCCCTCACGCGTCGCTGTCGCAGCTCGCCGAGATCGCTCAGCTGCTCGACGGCAAGCGGCTGAGCTCATCCACCGAACTGTGGATCATGACCCCACGCGCGTTGCGCTCGGTGGCCGACCGCAACGGCTACACCGCCGTGATCGAGGCAGCAGGCGGAAAGCTGCTCACCGACTCGTGTCCGGCGATGTCGCGCACCGCCCCGCCCGGAACCCGCGTGTTCGCCACCGATTCGGCGAAGCAGGCGCACTACCTGCCGGCGATCCTCGGCATCGAGGCGTGGTTCGGCACGCTCGACGAGTGCATCCAGGCCGCGCTGACCGGGCGCTGGCGCGGCGAACTGGCGGCTGCGGCATGA